The genome window CTATATCTTCAGGTGAAGTGCAATTAATGAGTGCTGGTACAGGAATTAAACATAGTGAATTTAATCATTCAAAATCTGATGATGTGCATCTCCTCCAAATTTGGATAGAACCTAATGAGTTTGATCAAACTCCTTTTTATCAGCAAAAAAATTTTAGTAATACGAAAGATAAGTTTCTTTTACTGGCTTCACCTAATGGAGAAAGAAATTCTTTGATAGTAAAACAAGATGTAAAGTTATATCGTTCAATCCTTTTTAAAGAAGAAAATGTATCATATAAATTAAAGAAAGATAGGCATGCTTGGATTCAATTGATTTCTGGCGAATTGCTAATTAATGATACTGTAACTTTAAACATGGGTGATGGACTCGCTATAACAGAAGGTGATATTTTAAATTTTAAGGGAAATGAATTGGATAATCATTTTTTAATTTTTGATTTACAA of Pigmentibacter sp. JX0631 contains these proteins:
- a CDS encoding pirin family protein encodes the protein MFEIRKSKDRGSANYDWLNTKFTFSFNGYYDPKFLGFRSLKVINEDFIKGAGGFPFHEHKNMEIITYLVKGILEHKDTLGNSATISSGEVQLMSAGTGIKHSEFNHSKSDDVHLLQIWIEPNEFDQTPFYQQKNFSNTKDKFLLLASPNGERNSLIVKQDVKLYRSILFKEENVSYKLKKDRHAWIQLISGELLINDTVTLNMGDGLAITEGDILNFKGNELDNHFLIFDLQ